The nucleotide window TCATAACGGCCGTTAACGACGGCATGAAGAGCGTCTTCGTGCTTGATCAGAAGGCTTTCTATTTCATCACGCGCTGATTTTTGCGCCTTGCCTTCAACCATTTTGGAAACCTCAGGATCGCCTTCCATCAATTTTACCGCTATCCATTCAGATGTGTAAGGTTCCTGAATATAAGGCCGGACAAGCTTCAGTATGTCATGATAAATTTGCAGATGATCGGTAGAGACTTCCGGTAAATCAGGGTTATATTTATATTCACTTGACGCAATCGCAGAAATCTGGCTTACCAGTTCTTTAATACCACTGTTGCGTTTAGCTACCATGGGAATAACAGGAATTCCCAGCGAATCCTGTAATGCCCGTGTGTCAATTTCAATGCCTTGTGCGGAAGCAACATCCAGCATATTGAGGGCAACAATGACCGGACGATTGAGTAACAGAACCTCTGATAAAAGATAAAGGCCTCTTTCCAGAGCAGCCGCGTTTAATACAAGTACTACCAGATCGGGTATTTCCTGGATGATGAAATCACGGGCAACTCTTTCTTCTTCAGAAAACGCCGTAAGGCTGTAAGTTCCCGGCAAATCAACAATCCTGATTAAAACATTATCGGCGCGATGAGTTCCTTCTTTTTTCTCTACCGTTTTTCCCGGCCAGTTCCCGACATGCTGGGATAAACCGGTAAGAATATTAAACACGGTTGATTTACCTACATTGGGCTGGCCGACAAGAGCTACGAAAATTTCCTTTTCAATAGGCGGCAGGCAGACTTCGATTTCCGGATCAATTTTATAAACCATTATTTTTGACGCTTCGCCCTGGCCCAGCGCGATACGTGTATTGGCTACCTGAATAACAATTAGGCCGCCGCTGGCTTGGGCGACACGGAATCTGGCGTTCGTTACTATGCCCATTCCAGCCAGACGGCTGGTTATAGCAGCGCCGCCCTCAATGGAATGAATAACTCCCTGATCGCCCTCGTGTAGTGATGTTATATTAATATAATCGCTCATTATTTCATACTTTCCAAATTATCTTACGCTGACGCGATATTTTTTCAGCAGGAATTCAGTTCCGTAGGAACTTTTTGTGCGGCGCAGATTTTTATTGCCCATATCCTCTTCCAGATTAAGGTACTTATATTCAGACTGCAATCTTTTTGCTGTGTCGTTAAACATGAACTCGTAAATGCCGTGATATTTAGTGGATGCTTTGGCAAAATGCAGGCAAAATGTGTCCGTATTAAGAGCTTCACCGATAATAAATCCTGCTGGTTCGTTGACAATGTAATATATTATTCCCCAGAGAGCAAGCCCGGAGAATTTTTGCAGTGCCTCTCTACACTGCTCAAAATCGGTTTTTTCCGGCGTTGATTTGGAATTGTTCTGCCATTTTTGTAGCACAGTTACCGCATCCTGAAAATTATCTGCCGATATTGGTTTGCCTTCAGGCGCATATGAAGATAGAAACTGGTGTAAGTGGTTTCTGTGGCGCAGGTATTGTTTTCCCTTAAAACTTGCCATTTTTTCGGTAAGATAAATGTAGTCAGACTCGCTTTCGTCGTAGCTGATGATAAATTTGTCCTCCGGGAAATAAGAAAGCCATTCCTGGGGAATAGGAAAGAAAAAATTTCGTTTATCTAAAATTTCATTGAATGTTTTAATATCGCAGCCGCGCGGATCGTTTAACGGCATTATGTAATTTTGTTTTTGTTTATTCTGACCGGAAACAAATAATCCGCAGTCCATTGACAGGAATTCGTAATTACTTATCTTGCGGAATAAATAAACATTGGCGAAGGTATAATCGGAAATCTGTAAATTCATTTTATGAAAACGATTTGTCAAACAAGCATGATGCTTCAAATCAACGGTTTCGATGTTTCCCATGTAGATATTATTTTAGTCCTTTCTTCAGACGGCTCAGAGTATAAATTTATGATGGTTATCTTTGAGCCAGCGTTTTTGCGCTTTGTGTTCCGGCATGATGGAATCTACCCGTTGCCAGAATTTCGGCGAATGATTTTTTTCTATGATGTGCATCAGCTCATGCACGATCACGTAATCAATTATATCAGGCGGCGCCATCATCAGCCGGAAACTGAAGGAAAGATCGTTATCTGTTGAACAGGAACCCCAGCGTTTTCCGGCTGACGTTATAGTAATATTTCTATAATGCAATTTAAGCTTCCTGCTGAAAAAATAAACACGTTGACAAATATATTCGCGTGCTTTTTTCTTATACCATGAGACAAAATAATGTTTTCTTAAATTCCTGTCTTCCTGCGCGTTAAGGTAAAAACAATTATTCCAGAAAAAAACGCCGGCTGTATCAAAAGGTTCAAAAAAAACTTCCAGTGGATAAGATTGACCCAAATAGTAAAACTTTTCGCTCGTTTTATATTCCGGTGCCTTGTTTTTAATTGCTTCCTCTTTATGTCTCTGTATAGTTTTATTTATCCAGTTTTGTTTTTCCTGCACGAAATGGTTTATTTCATCAATCGGTGTTAAGTAGGGTGCGGCAATGACTACCGACTCTGATTTATCGTTGATTTGGAGGGAAATTGTTTTTCTTCTTTTCCTGCTTCTCTTGATTTTGTAGGTTATATTCATCAAAATGTTTTCCGAAAGATTCTGTCCCGTCTTATTATTCCCACAATAAAATATATGGCGTCATTCACACTTATTTTGCTTGCATTATTACCATAATTTGTTGTCTAAAGCGAGCAGGAAAGGCCTTTTCATTAATTTAAATTTATGCTAGCTTAAAAAAAAAATCATGAGGCGAAATGGCAAAAATCACCAAATGTCCATGGGGTAATTTTGAAGTTTTATTGGATGTCCCTGATCATAAAGTAAAAAGGATTGTCGTTGAACCCGGTGGATGTCTGAGCTTACAGCTTCATCATCTTCGTTCCGAGCACTGGTTTGTTGTTGCAGGAAAGGGAATGGCGATTGTTGACGGCAAAAAGAAATCATTACATGCAGGAAGATCAATTGATATTCCTCAAAAATCCAAACACCGCGTTCATAATTCTTCCGACGAAGATTTAATTATTATCGAAG belongs to Deltaproteobacteria bacterium HGW-Deltaproteobacteria-2 and includes:
- a CDS encoding mannose-6-phosphate isomerase, translated to MAKITKCPWGNFEVLLDVPDHKVKRIVVEPGGCLSLQLHHLRSEHWFVVAGKGMAIVDGKKKSLHAGRSIDIPQKSKHRVHNSSDEDLIIIEVQTGEYCGDDDIERFEDKYGRI
- a CDS encoding M48 family peptidase, which translates into the protein MNITYKIKRSRKRRKTISLQINDKSESVVIAAPYLTPIDEINHFVQEKQNWINKTIQRHKEEAIKNKAPEYKTSEKFYYLGQSYPLEVFFEPFDTAGVFFWNNCFYLNAQEDRNLRKHYFVSWYKKKAREYICQRVYFFSRKLKLHYRNITITSAGKRWGSCSTDNDLSFSFRLMMAPPDIIDYVIVHELMHIIEKNHSPKFWQRVDSIMPEHKAQKRWLKDNHHKFIL